One part of the Schistocerca piceifrons isolate TAMUIC-IGC-003096 chromosome 2, iqSchPice1.1, whole genome shotgun sequence genome encodes these proteins:
- the LOC124776294 gene encoding uncharacterized protein LOC124776294: MTRFARAHGSKSSNERLPEAATSWNVMKQQLTDKLQSSKALGDSATSLQKIWKSSDFDRDVWNKNEVKWADLEDSECADKTVKSGEEYNTLEKKNKKRKHNKTFTNEHFPETTGDNEKKKKKMRNRDSTEFHESQYTGIKLSMPDSDLPHTSNVEKAKKPKKMKKETNDEEGNINDIELEKHEMSEDAVCEENGISPKFTMENNMKKNLGKKRKRSHDSISGIQDEQPARKYGSGLNVKENVNLEKSGESEASDHQLKKKHKRSKNKNKTEESGCLDFVKQNFHEEGSEIIPGADADVVPSEKHRKKKKCKDNGSNTVVGVDASLNGGKPNFELGGKGSHTSVTSENVQNEGREKKRKKLWQQENNKKFMKKHNFSVEDRKIKKGEFEKKYLHTTVLHVNGKDIKIVKFDGFPVKKEDAENLIQLKKKMIANGIPASEIKATMKLERRKAEKALAREKKKVCFHCRNSGHVLSECPDLGKADTDDLVGMGICFKCGSTEHKHFECRVTREQEFRYAKCFICNEQGHIARQCPDNPRGLYPKGGACHICGDVTHLKKDCPDLIKEKEEKIIKLQTLTDKALEALEDDKNAKSVSLNDVKKKKTVKF; this comes from the coding sequence ATGACGCGCTTTGCAAGGGCCCATGGATCAAAGTCTTCAAATGAGCGATTACCAGAAGCAGCAACATCATGGAATGTAATGAAACAGCAACTTACAGACAAGCTACAGTCTTCTAAGGCACTTGGAGATTCAGCTACATCTTTGCAAAAGATTTGGAAATCATCAGACTTTGATAGAGATGTTTGGAACAAAAATGAGGTTAAGTGGGCTGATTTGGAAGACAGTGAGTGTGCAGATAAAACTGTGAAATCTGGTGAAGAGTATAATACACTTGAAAAAAAGAATAAGAAGAGGAAGCATAATAAGACATTTACAAATGAACATTTTCCTGAAACCACAGGGGACaacgagaaaaaaaagaaaaaaatgaggaaCAGAGACAGCACCGAATTTCATGAGTCTCAGTATACAGGAATTAAGTTGTCTATGCCTGATAGTGATTTGCCACATACTAGTAATGTTGAAAAGGCAAAGAAGCccaaaaaaatgaagaaagaaactaATGATGAAGAGGGTAATATCAATGACATAGAGTTAGAGAAACATGAAATGTCAGAAGATGCAGTGTGTGAAGAAAATGGTATATCTCCAAAGTTCACCATGGAAAATAATATGAAAAAGAATTTAGGAAAGAAGCGAAAAAGGAGTCATGATAGTATATCTGGCATACAAGATGAACAGCCTGCCAGGAAATATGGAAGTGGTCTGAATGTAAAGGAGAATGTTAACCTTGAGAAAAGTGGTGAATCAGAAGCAAGTGATCATCAGTTGAAAAAGAAACATAAAcgttctaaaaataaaaataaaactgaagaaagtggctGCTTGGATTTTGTCAAACAGAATTTCCATGAAGAAGGTAGTGAAATTATCCCAGGTGCAGATGCTGATGTGGTGCCAAGTGAAAAgcatagaaagaaaaagaaatgtaaagataatggaagcaacacagtAGTTGGTGTAGATGCCAGTTTGAATGGTGGCAAGCCGAATTTTGAATTGGGGGGTAAAGGAAGTCACACAAGTGTAACTTCAGAGAACGTGCAAAACGaaggaagagaaaagaaaagaaaaaaattgtggcagcaAGAAAATAACAAGAAATTCATGAAAAAACATAACTTCTCTGTGGAAGATAGAAAgataaagaagggtgaatttgaaaAGAAGTATCTACACACAACAGTACTACACGTGAATGGTAAGGATATAAAAATAGTTAAGTTTGATGGCTTCCCTGTGAAAAAAGAAGACGCAGAAAATTTAATACAACTGAAGAAGAAAATGATTGCAAATGGGATACCAGCTAGTGAAATTAAAGCAACAATGAAGTTGGAGAGGCGCAAGGCAGAGAAAGCACTGGCAAGAGAGAAGAAGAAAGTTTGTTTTCATTGCAGGAATTCTGGTCATGTTCTATCAGAATGCCCAGATCTGGGAAAGGCAGATACAGATGATCTTGTAGGGATGGGTATTTGTTTCAAATGTGGATCAACAGAGCACAAGCACTTTGAATGTCGTGTTACTAGGGAACAGGAATTTCGTTACGCTAAATGCTTTATATGTAATGAGCAAGGACATATTGCTCGGCAGTGCCCAGATAATCCCAGAGGATTGTATCCAAAAGGTGGTGCGTGTCATATCTGTGGAGATGTTACTCACCTGAAGAAAGATTGTCCAGATCttattaaagaaaaagaagaaaaaattataaagttgCAGACACTGACTGACAAGGCATTAGAGGCATTAGAAGATGATAAAAACGCGAAGTCTGTCTCACTTAATGATGTTAAAAAAAAGAAGACTGTCAAATTTTAA